The window TACGACGTCGCTTGGACATCTTCTCGTACATGTACTTCTTGCGCTCTTCGATCTCATTCAGACTGAGCTCTTCGATATTATCGACAGTATTGATTCTGGACATGTTTATTCTCCGCCCAACACCACGGTCTTGATGTCGCAGGAAGAACAGGAGGATTTATCCTCGGTGCAGGAAGAACAGGCGTCATCCTTGGGCGCGGCGCCCGGAGCTACGATCTCCTGCGGGGTAGGCTTGGAGCCGGTGAAGGTGGTACCGGTCTGAGCTGCTTTCTTGGGCTTGGGAGCTTCAACACCCTTCACGCCAAGATAGTGTTCATCGTACTCGGTGACCAGCGCCATGGACAGGGGCAGCAGCATGTTGCCCAGCTCCTTGAAGCGACTGTCCACACCCTTCTGAACATCCTTGCCGATGTTAATCAGACGATCGATGATGATATCCATGTTGACGGTGGGATACTTCTCGCCACCCTTGAACCCGGCCAGACTACAGGTATGCGCCTCGCCTCCAATGGAAGTGGGCACACCGTACAGGCGACAGGTGATGGGGCGGAATTCATACATTGCGCAGAGGTTGTCGTCGCCAAGCATGGGGCAACGCACTCGAGCACGAGCTACTTCATTCAGGATTTCGTTAGCCGGACGGCCTTCCTGAGTGGCTTTGTAGACCTTACGCTTGAGCTTGTGAATCTGACGGTCAGCCTTGTCGGCGCGTTCCAGGACCTGGGAACGCTCTAGACCGGAAAAGTTTTCGTTGAACTTGTGATTGATGTAGATGGCTTCTGCCAAAGTGATGTCGAACAGGGCGTGACAGCAGTCGCTGCAACCCTTGCC of the Pseudodesulfovibrio sp. zrk46 genome contains:
- a CDS encoding YkgJ family cysteine cluster protein, with amino-acid sequence MAIDFTEYFEKYEAIVAEVDAVFTKFETEMGDLVKCGKGCSDCCHALFDITLAEAIYINHKFNENFSGLERSQVLERADKADRQIHKLKRKVYKATQEGRPANEILNEVARARVRCPMLGDDNLCAMYEFRPITCRLYGVPTSIGGEAHTCSLAGFKGGEKYPTVNMDIIIDRLINIGKDVQKGVDSRFKELGNMLLPLSMALVTEYDEHYLGVKGVEAPKPKKAAQTGTTFTGSKPTPQEIVAPGAAPKDDACSSCTEDKSSCSSCDIKTVVLGGE